Proteins from a single region of Zonotrichia leucophrys gambelii isolate GWCS_2022_RI chromosome 17, RI_Zleu_2.0, whole genome shotgun sequence:
- the CRAT gene encoding carnitine O-acetyltransferase isoform X1: MAPLDSPHSKMAAGRPRPGAAERRRPGCPCGGPGARGAGPCSPWWPRLRTLSGGRGAPHRPRESFAVCSVPPAMDRKQKQAEKARPCGLLKQTALNKIVGRFQLHQEALPHLPVPPLQQTLDRYLLALEPIISPEELSHTQQLVAEFRKPGGVGERLQKGLERRAKKTENWLSDWWLKTAYLEYRLPVVVHSSPGVVLPKQDFLDRQGQLRFAAKLIEGILDFKAMIDNETLPVEYMGGKPLCMNQYYQILSSCRIPGPKRDSIVNYAKGKKQSRHITVVHNFQFFELDVYHSDGSPLTADQLFIQLEKIWNTSLQTNKEPIGILTTNHRNSWAKAYNNLLKDKTNKESVRAIEKSICTVCLDAPMPRVSEDIYKSRVAAQMLHGGGSRLNSGNRWFDKTLQFIVAEDGSCGLVYEHAPSEGPPIVALLDHVVEFTKKPETGKSPTVHLPMPKKLRFNITPEIKNDIENAKQNLNIMVEDLDIKVMVFHQFGKGFPKSEKISPDAFIQLALQLAYYRMYGRACATYESASLRMFRLGRTDTIRSASVDSLKFVKSMDSPDKSDQEKADLLRKATQAHREYTDMAIRGNAIDRHLLGLKLQAIEDLVSIPELFMDTAYAVAMHFNLSTSQVPAKTDCVMCFGPVVPDGYGVCYNPMEEHINFAISAFNSCADTNAARMAHYLEKALLDMRILLQAAPKSKL, from the exons ATGGCACCGCTGGATTCGCCCCActccaagatggcggcggggcggccccgccccggggcggcggagcggcggcggccggggtGTCCTTGCGGCGGGCCCGGAGCCAGGGGCGCGGGGCCATGCTCGCCTTGGTGGCCAAGGCTGCG CACATTGTCAGGTGGAAGAGGAGCCCCACACAGGCCCAGGGAGAGCTTTGCGGTCTGTTCTGTCCCACCGGCCATGGATAGGAAGCAGAAGCAAGCAGAGAAG GCCAGGCCCTGTGGCCTGCTGAAGCAGACAGCTCTAAACAAGATCGTGGGCAGATTCCAGCTGCACCAGGAGGCGCTGCCCCACCTGCCCGTGCCCCCCCTGCAGCAGACCCTGGACCGGTACCTGCTGGCCCTGGAGCCCATCATCAGCCCCGAGGAGCTGAGCCACACGCAGCAGCTCGTGGCCGAGTTCCGCAAGCCGGGAGGCGTCGGCGAGAGGCTGCAGAAAGGCCTGGAGAGAAGAGCCAAGAAAACAGAGAACTGG ctctcaGACTGGTGGCTGAAGACAGCTTACCTGGAATATCGCTTGCCAGTCGTGGTCCACTCCAGCCCAGGTGTGGTTTTACCTAAGCAGGATTTTCTGGATCGACAAGGTCAGCTCAG GTTTGCTGCCAAGCTGATCGAGGGTATCCTGGATTTCAAGGCCATGATTGACAA TGAGACCCTCCCAGTGGAGTACATGGGTGGGAAGCCCCTCTGTATGAACCAGTACTACCAGATCCTCTCATCCTGCCGCATTCCCGGGCCCAAGCGGGACTCCATTGTCAACTATGCCAAAGGCAAAAAGCAGTCCAGACACATCACAGTCGTTCACAACTTCCAG TTCTTTGAGCTGGATGTTTACCACAGTGATGGATCTCCCCTTACTGCTGACCAGCTCTTCATTCAGCTGGAGAAGATTTGGAATACCTccctccaaacaaacaaagaaccTATTGGGATCCTCACCACCAACCACCGAAACAGCTGGGCAAAAGCCTACAACAACCTCCTGAAAG ATAAGACCAACAAGGAGTCCGTGCGTGCGATTGAGAAGAGCATCTGCACCGTGTGCCTGGACGCCCCCATGCCCCGGGTGTCCGAGGACATCTACAAGAGCCGCGTGGCCGCGCAGATGCTGCACGGCGGCGGCAGCCGCTTGAACAGCGGCAACCGATGGTTCGACAAAACCCTGCAG TTCATCGTTGCTGAAGATGGCTCCTGTGGTCTCGTATATGAGCACGCTCCCTCCGAAGGCCCACCCATCGTTGCTCTTCTGGACCACGTCGTGGAGTTCAC GAAGAAGCCCGAGACGGGCAAATCTCCTACAGTTCATCTGCCAATGCCCAAAAAGCTGCGGTTTAACATCACCCCAGAAATCAAGAATGACATCGAGAATGCAAAGCAAAACCTCAACAT AATGGTAGAAGATCTGGATATCAAAGTCATGGTCTTTCATCAATTTGGGAAAGGATTTCCCAAGTCAGAGAAGATAAGCCCTGATGCTTTTATCCAGCTGGCCTTGCAGCTGGCGTACTACAG GATGTACGGCCGCGCCTGTGCCACGTACGAGAGCGCGTCACTGCGGATGTTCCGCCTGGGCCGCACCGACACCATCCGCTCCGCCTCCGTGGACTCCCTCAAGTTTGTCAAGTCCATGGACAGCCCTGACAAATCG GACCAGGAGAAAGCTGACCTGCTGAGGAAAGCCACACAGGCCCACAGGGAATACACAGACATG GCCATCCGGGGCAATGCCATAGACCGGCACCTGCTGGGGCTGAAGCTCCAGGCAATCGAGGACCTGGTGAGCATTCCTGAGCTCTTCATGGACACAGCCTATGCTGTTGCAATGCACTTCAACCTCTCAACCAGCCAG GTCCCAGCCAAGACAGATTGTGTGATGTGTTTTGGTCCCGTGGTTCCAGATGGCTATGGAGTGTGTTACAACCCCATGGAGGAACACATCAACTTTGCCATTTCAGCCTTCAACAGCTGTGCTGACACAAACGCCGCCCGCATGGCACATTACCTTGAGAAAGCACTGCTGGACATGAGGATCTTGCTGCAGGCTGCTCCCAAATCCAAACTGTAA
- the CRAT gene encoding carnitine O-acetyltransferase isoform X2 produces the protein MLALVAKAAARPCGLLKQTALNKIVGRFQLHQEALPHLPVPPLQQTLDRYLLALEPIISPEELSHTQQLVAEFRKPGGVGERLQKGLERRAKKTENWLSDWWLKTAYLEYRLPVVVHSSPGVVLPKQDFLDRQGQLRFAAKLIEGILDFKAMIDNETLPVEYMGGKPLCMNQYYQILSSCRIPGPKRDSIVNYAKGKKQSRHITVVHNFQFFELDVYHSDGSPLTADQLFIQLEKIWNTSLQTNKEPIGILTTNHRNSWAKAYNNLLKDKTNKESVRAIEKSICTVCLDAPMPRVSEDIYKSRVAAQMLHGGGSRLNSGNRWFDKTLQFIVAEDGSCGLVYEHAPSEGPPIVALLDHVVEFTKKPETGKSPTVHLPMPKKLRFNITPEIKNDIENAKQNLNIMVEDLDIKVMVFHQFGKGFPKSEKISPDAFIQLALQLAYYRMYGRACATYESASLRMFRLGRTDTIRSASVDSLKFVKSMDSPDKSDQEKADLLRKATQAHREYTDMAIRGNAIDRHLLGLKLQAIEDLVSIPELFMDTAYAVAMHFNLSTSQVPAKTDCVMCFGPVVPDGYGVCYNPMEEHINFAISAFNSCADTNAARMAHYLEKALLDMRILLQAAPKSKL, from the exons ATGCTCGCCTTGGTGGCCAAGGCTGCG GCCAGGCCCTGTGGCCTGCTGAAGCAGACAGCTCTAAACAAGATCGTGGGCAGATTCCAGCTGCACCAGGAGGCGCTGCCCCACCTGCCCGTGCCCCCCCTGCAGCAGACCCTGGACCGGTACCTGCTGGCCCTGGAGCCCATCATCAGCCCCGAGGAGCTGAGCCACACGCAGCAGCTCGTGGCCGAGTTCCGCAAGCCGGGAGGCGTCGGCGAGAGGCTGCAGAAAGGCCTGGAGAGAAGAGCCAAGAAAACAGAGAACTGG ctctcaGACTGGTGGCTGAAGACAGCTTACCTGGAATATCGCTTGCCAGTCGTGGTCCACTCCAGCCCAGGTGTGGTTTTACCTAAGCAGGATTTTCTGGATCGACAAGGTCAGCTCAG GTTTGCTGCCAAGCTGATCGAGGGTATCCTGGATTTCAAGGCCATGATTGACAA TGAGACCCTCCCAGTGGAGTACATGGGTGGGAAGCCCCTCTGTATGAACCAGTACTACCAGATCCTCTCATCCTGCCGCATTCCCGGGCCCAAGCGGGACTCCATTGTCAACTATGCCAAAGGCAAAAAGCAGTCCAGACACATCACAGTCGTTCACAACTTCCAG TTCTTTGAGCTGGATGTTTACCACAGTGATGGATCTCCCCTTACTGCTGACCAGCTCTTCATTCAGCTGGAGAAGATTTGGAATACCTccctccaaacaaacaaagaaccTATTGGGATCCTCACCACCAACCACCGAAACAGCTGGGCAAAAGCCTACAACAACCTCCTGAAAG ATAAGACCAACAAGGAGTCCGTGCGTGCGATTGAGAAGAGCATCTGCACCGTGTGCCTGGACGCCCCCATGCCCCGGGTGTCCGAGGACATCTACAAGAGCCGCGTGGCCGCGCAGATGCTGCACGGCGGCGGCAGCCGCTTGAACAGCGGCAACCGATGGTTCGACAAAACCCTGCAG TTCATCGTTGCTGAAGATGGCTCCTGTGGTCTCGTATATGAGCACGCTCCCTCCGAAGGCCCACCCATCGTTGCTCTTCTGGACCACGTCGTGGAGTTCAC GAAGAAGCCCGAGACGGGCAAATCTCCTACAGTTCATCTGCCAATGCCCAAAAAGCTGCGGTTTAACATCACCCCAGAAATCAAGAATGACATCGAGAATGCAAAGCAAAACCTCAACAT AATGGTAGAAGATCTGGATATCAAAGTCATGGTCTTTCATCAATTTGGGAAAGGATTTCCCAAGTCAGAGAAGATAAGCCCTGATGCTTTTATCCAGCTGGCCTTGCAGCTGGCGTACTACAG GATGTACGGCCGCGCCTGTGCCACGTACGAGAGCGCGTCACTGCGGATGTTCCGCCTGGGCCGCACCGACACCATCCGCTCCGCCTCCGTGGACTCCCTCAAGTTTGTCAAGTCCATGGACAGCCCTGACAAATCG GACCAGGAGAAAGCTGACCTGCTGAGGAAAGCCACACAGGCCCACAGGGAATACACAGACATG GCCATCCGGGGCAATGCCATAGACCGGCACCTGCTGGGGCTGAAGCTCCAGGCAATCGAGGACCTGGTGAGCATTCCTGAGCTCTTCATGGACACAGCCTATGCTGTTGCAATGCACTTCAACCTCTCAACCAGCCAG GTCCCAGCCAAGACAGATTGTGTGATGTGTTTTGGTCCCGTGGTTCCAGATGGCTATGGAGTGTGTTACAACCCCATGGAGGAACACATCAACTTTGCCATTTCAGCCTTCAACAGCTGTGCTGACACAAACGCCGCCCGCATGGCACATTACCTTGAGAAAGCACTGCTGGACATGAGGATCTTGCTGCAGGCTGCTCCCAAATCCAAACTGTAA
- the DOLPP1 gene encoding dolichyldiphosphatase 1 — MPPLACRSPRPRPLVAPPLKSVPIGHSGPARYPGKMAAVGECSLPAPWRPVSLTHVEYPAGDFSGQLLAYLSLGPIFIIVGFVTLIIFKRELHTISFLGGLVFNEAVNWLIKNVIREPRPCEEAHSTVTTKYGMPSSHSQFMWFFSVYSFLFLYLRMHQTNNARFLDLLWRHVLSICLVTVALLVSYSRVYLLYHTWSQVLYGGVAGSIMAIAWFAFTQEILTPLFPRIAAWPISEFFLIRDTSLIPNILWFEYTVTRAEARNRQRKLGTKLQ; from the exons ATGCCGCCATTGGCCTGCCGCTCCCCGCGCCCCCGCCCATTGGTCGCACCGCCCCTCAAGAGCGTCCCGATTGGCCATAGCGGCCCGGCCCGGTATCCGGGTAAGATGGCCGCAGTCGGGGAGTGCTCGCTGCCCGCGCCGTGGCGGCCGGTCTCCCTCACTCACGTCGAGTATCCCGCAG GTGATTTCTCTGGCCAGCTTTTAGCTTATTTGAGTCTTGGTCCAATATTCATTATTGTTGGCTTTGTAACACTCATCATATTCAAGAGAGAGCTTCACACG ATCTCTTTCTTGGGAGGGCTGGTGTTCAACGAGGCAGTGAACTGgttaataaaaaatgtaatcCGGGAGCCTCGGCCGTGCGAAG aAGCCCATTCTACAGTGACCACAAAATATGGGATGCCGTCCAGCCACTCCCAATTCATGTGGTTTTTCTCTGTCTattcttttctgttcctttATTTAAG aATGCACCAAACAAACAACGCGAGGTTTCTGGATTTGCTCTGGCGACACGTGCTGTCCATCTGCCTCGTCACAGTGGCTTTGCTAGTCTCATATAGTAG GGTTTATTTGCTTTACCACACCTGGAGCCAAGTCCTATATGGAGGTGTGGCAGGAAGCATCATGGCCATAGCCTGGTTTGCCTTCACACAGGAGATCCTGACTCCCCTCTTCCCGAGGATAGCTGCGTG gcCAATTTCAGAGTTCTTTTTAATCCGAGATACCAGCCTCATTCCTAACATCCTGTGGTTTGAATACACAGTCACAAGAGCAGAAGCAAG GAACAGACAGCGCAAGCTGGGGACGAAGCTGCAGTGA